A genomic region of Oryza glaberrima chromosome 1, OglaRS2, whole genome shotgun sequence contains the following coding sequences:
- the LOC127765901 gene encoding CDP-diacylglycerol--glycerol-3-phosphate 3-phosphatidyltransferase 1, chloroplastic, whose protein sequence is MAFLKTLNPLLRRSPTPIPNPRSLLSLDAFLTASSPAAASHAIAPAPFAAAAHHHVPICSGGPLFLSSPPWMLSQSATPLTAAAAALRARLRRARALAGGGAQAVADAIGWEPRQISRGESEVAEVVTGGERFLNLPNLVSIGRMASGPVIGWMIVNEWYLPAFGTLALSGASDWLDGFLARKMGINSVFGSYLDPLADKVLIGCVAIAMVEKDLLHPGLVGLVVVRDLLLVGGAVYKRASSLGWKWNSWSDFVNLDAIHREKVKPLFISKVNTVFQLMLVAAALLQPEFGTEETQNYITVLSWLVASTTIASTVGYGIKYRQIRPRR, encoded by the exons ATGGCGTTCCTCAAAACCCTGAACCCTCTCCTCCGCAGAAGCCCCACCCCGATCCCGAACCCCCGCTCCCTCCTTTCCCTCGACGCCTTCctcaccgcctcctcccccgccgccgcctcccacgccaTCGCGCCCgcgcccttcgccgccgcggcgcaccaCCACGTCCCCATCTGCTCGGGGGGCCCGCTgttcctctcctcgccgccatggATGCTCTCCCAGTCCGCCACGCCgctcaccgccgcggccgccgctctcCGCGCCAGGCTCCGGAGGgcccgcgcgctcgccggcggcggcgcccaggcTGTCGCGGACGCCATAGGGTGGGAGCCCAGGCAGATCTCCAGAGGTGAGAGTGAGGTGGCGGAGGTGGTGACGGGTGGAGAGAGGTTCCTGAATCTGCCCAATCTGGTGTCGATTGGACGCATGGCGTCGGGGCCGGTTATTGGATG GATGATTGTGAATGAATGGTATCTTCCTGCTTTTGGCACATTGGCTTTGTCTGGTGCAAGTGATTGG TTAGATGGCTTTTTAGCGAGAAAGATGGGCATCAATTCTGTGTTTGGATCTTATCTGGACCCATTAGCTGATAAG GTGTTGATTGGCTGTGTTGCCATAGCAATGGTTGAAAAAGACCTCTTACATC CTGGGCTTGTTGGCTTGGTTGTTGTAAGAGACTTGCTCCTTGTGGGTGGTGCTGTCTACAAACGAGCTTCCAGTCTGGGATGGAAG TGGAACAGTTGGTCAGACTTTGTTAACTTAGATGCAATTCACCGTGAGAAGGTCAAACCTCTTTTTATCAGCAAG GTGAACACAGTTTTCCAATTGATGTTGGTTGCTGCTGCTCTCCTTCAGCCAGAATTTGGCACAGAGGAGACTCAGAATTATATTACAGTGTTGAG CTGGCTTGTAGCTTCTACAACAATTGCATCCACAGTAGGTTATGGTATCAAATATCGTCAGATTAGACCAAGAAGATGA
- the LOC127762261 gene encoding probable serine/threonine-protein kinase PBL23 — translation MTSLTAIMQTHRTDRTANNGFAKFGSWPPKSQLPPGKKNGSRPQVVARVAVEVSQQIRPAFPRGSARGCFPTLASIRAMDLLTSAMKRCCNGKTLLRGARTCRCSSASALGSSGVRGKEEASTSATDSEPDKKRWRKKRFWRKKKKKVKKDHYGDAAATEHGSERASCRRYENDAVADLVNDISSKSDVCNVYAAEGILRITHQNIPSMVLTYRQLCNATDSFSPNNLLGEGGFGRVYRGHLEEINEIVAVKQLDKDGFQGNREFLVEVLMLSLLHHPNLVKLLGYCTDMDQRILVYECMRNGSLEDHLLDLPPKAKPLPWQTRMKIAVGAAKGIEYLHEVANPPVIYRDLKTSNILLDEDFNSKLSDFGLAKLGPVGDKSHVSTRVMGTYGYCAPEYAMTGKLTKTSDIYSFGVVLLEIITGRRAIDTSRPTHEQVLVQWAAPLVKDKKRFVRLADPLLEEKFPLKGLYQALAIASMCLQEDASNRPMISDVVAALSFLAEQKYHPQDGPDQAARKSRDRDCSNPPRKTDMVSEIKADDEIKHR, via the exons ATGACCAGTTTAACTGCCATCATGCAGACACACAGGACCGATCGAACAGCAAACAATGGCTTTGCCAAATTTGGATCCTGGCCTCCCAAGTCCCAGCTACCTCCAGGAAAGAAGAACGGATCCCGTCCACAAGTTGTGGCCCGCGTCGCTGTTGAAGTATCCCAACAAATTCGCCCGGCCTTCCCCCGCGGATCGGCTCGAGGGTGTTTCCCCACTCTCGCGTCGATTCGCGCGATGGACCTGTTGACATCGGCGATGAAGAGATGCTGCAACGGCAAGACGCTCCTCCGCGGCGCCCGCACCTGTCGCTGCTCGTCCGCCAGCGCCCTTGGATCTTCCGGTGTCCGTGGCAAGGAGGAAGCGTCGACTTCGGCGACGGACTCCGAGCCGGATAAGaagaggtggaggaagaagaggttctggaggaagaagaagaagaaggtcaAGAAGGATCActacggcgacgccgccgccaccgagcacGGCAGCGAGCGCGCCAGCTGCAGGCGCTACGAGAACGACGCCGTGGCCGACCTCGTGAACGACATATCGTCCAAGTCAG ATGTCTGCAACGTGTACGCAGCCGAGGGGATTCTACGGATCACCCACCAGAACATCCCCAGCATGGTGCTCACGTACAGGCAGCTATGCAACGCCACCGACTCCTTCAGCCCGAACAACCTGCTCGGGGAAGGCGGCTTTGGGAGGGTGTACAGAGGCCACCTCGAAGAGATCAACGAG ATCGTCGCCGTCAAGCAGCTGGACAAGGACGGGTTCCAGGGGAACCGCGAGTTCCTGGTGGAGGTGCTGATGCTCAGCCTCCTGCACCACCCCAACCTCGTCAAGCTGCTCGGCTACTGCACCGACATGGACCAGAGAATCCTCGTCTACGAGTGCATGCGAAACGGCTCGCTGGAGGATCATCTCCTAG atCTCCCTCCAAAGGCAAAGCCTCTCCCGTGGCAAACGCGGATGAAGATCGCGGTGGGCGCGGCGAAGGGCATCGAGTACCTGCACGAGGTGGCCAACCCGCCGGTGATCTACCGCGACCTCAAGACGTCCAACATCCTCCTGGACGAGGACTTCAACTCCAAGCTGtccgacttcggcctcgccaaGCTCGGCCCCGTCGGCGACAAGAGCCACGTCAGCACGCGGGTCATGGGCACGTACGGCTACTGCGCCCCCGAGTACGCCATGACCGGCAAGCTCACCAAGACGTCGGACAtctacagcttcggcgtcgtgCTGCTGGAGATCATCACCGGCAGGCGGGCGATCGACACCTCCAGGCCGACGCACGAGCAGGTTCTCGTCCAATGG GCGGCACCTCTCGTCAAGGACAAGAAGAGATTCGTGAGACTGGCTGACCCGTTGCTGGAAGAGAAATTCCCCCTCAAGGGGCTTTACCAAGCTCTCGCGATCGCCTCCATGTGCTTGCAGGAGGATGCCAGCAACAGGCCGATGATCAGCGACGTCGTCGCGGCGCTCTCGTTTCTTGCCGAGCAGAAGTATCATCCCCAAGATGGCCCGGATCAGGCCGCCCGGAAGAGCAGAGACAGGGACTGTAGCAATCCTCCCAGGAAGACAGACATGGTTTCTGAGATCAAGGCAGATGATGAAATCAAGCACAGGTGA
- the LOC127759875 gene encoding polyphenol oxidase I, chloroplastic-like isoform X1, translating into MASLSQLITRPATFSLSSPSPSSPGASFCLKPRRGAVGWVSCTSSPAEPDASRLDRRDVLLGLGAAGASATAAGILLSFPRRAGADPVATPDISSCGPPDQLPPSANVLTCCPPPSSASPVDFAPPADASSSPLRTRPAAHSAGADYVAKFNRAIAAMKALPADDPRSFAAQASVHCAYCDGSYSPDGFPGLDLQVHNSWLFMLFHRCYLYFFERILGSLIGDPTFAIPFWNWDAPDGMSMPAMYTDQSSPLFDPRRNGRHVPPKLIDLDYNGREPRFTDNQQVDHNLRVMYRQMISLSPTPSLFFGSPYRAGDDPNQGPGPVENIPHGPVHIWCGDPEQPAGEDMGNFYSAGRDPLFYAHHANIDRMWAVWKGLDPRRHTDLTDPDWLDASFLFYDEDPKLVRIRVRDVLDMDRLRYRYQDVPTPWTSARPVVTTQRVRSATSSLLTPTARAAGAKEAARFPVTLDSPTRVTVKRPVSARRSRAESKLAKEEVLIIDGIQVDMDVAVKFDVFVNAGEDHAAVGPGGRELAGSFVNVPHRHKHDKRGRAIKTTLRLALNEQLEDLGAEGDDSVVVTLVPRQGKGKVKIGSVKIEIMD; encoded by the exons ATGGCATCACTCTCTCAGCTAATCACTAGGCCAGCCACCTTCTCTCTATCATCACCGAGCCCCTCCTCTCCAGGAGCGAGCTTTTGCCTTaagcctcgccgcggcgccgtcggaTGGGTCTCGTGCACATCGTCTCCCGCGGAGCCCGACGCCTCTAGGCTCGACCGCCGGGACGTCCTCCTCGGTCTCGGCGCGGCCGGTGCaagcgccacggcggcgggcaTCCTCCTGTCgttcccgcgccgcgccggcgccgaccctGTCGCGACGCCCGACATCTCCTCCTGCGGCCCGCCCGACCAGCTCCCTCCGTCCGCCAACGTGCTGACGTGCTGCCCGCCGCCCTCCAGCGCCTCGCCGGTGGACTTCGCCCCGCCCGCCGacgcgtcgtcctcgccgctcCGCACGCGCCCCGCCGCGCACTCCGCCGGCGCGGACTACGTCGCCAAGTTCAACCGCGCGATCGCGGCCATGAAGGCGCTGCCGGCGGACGACCCCCGGAGCTTCGCGGCGCAGGCGAGCGTCCACTGCGCCTACTGCGACGGGTCGTACAGCCCCGATGGGTTCCCGGGGCTGGATCTCCAGGTGCACAACTCCTGGCTGTTCATGCTGTTCCATAGGTGCTATCTCTACTTCTTCGAGCGGATCCTGGGGAGCTTGATCGGTGATCCCACCTTCGCCATACCGTTCTGGAACTGGGATGCACCGGACGGGATGAGCATGCCGGCGATGTACACCGACCAGTCCTCGCCGTTGTTCGATCCCCGGCGGAACGGGCGGCACGTGCCGCCGAAGCTGATCGATCTGGACTACAATGGGAGGGAGCCACGGTTCACCGACAACCAACAGGTTGATCACAACCTACGTGTCATGTACCGTCAG ATGATCTCGCTGAGTCCGACGCCGTCGCTCTTCTTCGGCAGCCCGtaccgcgccggcgacgacccgaACCAGGGGCCAGGTCCCGTTGAGAACATCCCGCACGGCCCGGTGCACATCTGGTGCGGCGACCCGGagcagccggccggcgaggaCATGGGCAACTTCTACTCGGCCGGCCGCGACCCTCTCTTCTACGCGCACCACGCCAACATCGACCGCATGTGGGCCGTCTGGAAGGGGCTCGACCCGCGCCGCCACACCGACCTCACCGACCCCGACTGGCTCGACGCCTCCTTCCTCTTCTACGACGAGGACCCCAAGCTCGTGCGCATCCGCGTGCGCGACGTGCTCGACATGGACAGGCTGCGGTACCGGTACCAGGACGTGCCCACGCCGTGGACGTCCGCCAGGCCTGTGGTGACGACGCAACGGGTGAGATCAGCGACGTCGTCGCTCCTCACGCccacggcgcgcgccgccggtgcCAAGGAGGCGGCCAGGTTCCCCGTCACGCTGGACTCGCCGACGCGCGTGACGGTGAAGAGGCCGgtctcggcgaggaggagcagagcCGAGTCGAAGCTGGCCAAGGAGGAGGTGCTTATCATCGACGGCATCCAGGTGGACATGGACGTCGCTGTCAAGTTCGACGTGTTCGTGAACGCCGGCGAGGACCACGCTGCAGTTGGACCCGGAGGGAGGGAGCTCGCCGGGAGCTTCGTGAACGTGCCGCACCGGCACAAGCACGACAAGAGGGGGAGAGCGATCAAGACCACGCTGCGGCTCGCGCTGAACGAGCAGCTGGAGGATCTCGGTGCCGAAGGCGACGACAGCGTGGTGGTGACTCTGGTGCCACGGCAAGGGAAGGGCAAGGTGAAGATCGGGAGCGTGAAAATTGAGATCATGGACTGA
- the LOC127759875 gene encoding polyphenol oxidase, chloroplastic-like isoform X2 — translation MASLSQLITRPATFSLSSPSPSSPGASFCLKPRRGAVGWVSCTSSPAEPDASRLDRRDVLLGLGAAGASATAAGILLSFPRRAGADPVATPDISSCGPPDQLPPSANVLTCCPPPSSASPVDFAPPADASSSPLRTRPAAHSAGADYVAKFNRAIAAMKALPADDPRSFAAQASVHCAYCDGSYSPDGFPGLDLQVHNSWLFMLFHRCYLYFFERILGSLIGDPTFAIPFWNWDAPDGMSMPAMYTDQSSPLFDPRRNGRHVPPKLIDLDYNGREPRFTDNQQMISLSPTPSLFFGSPYRAGDDPNQGPGPVENIPHGPVHIWCGDPEQPAGEDMGNFYSAGRDPLFYAHHANIDRMWAVWKGLDPRRHTDLTDPDWLDASFLFYDEDPKLVRIRVRDVLDMDRLRYRYQDVPTPWTSARPVVTTQRVRSATSSLLTPTARAAGAKEAARFPVTLDSPTRVTVKRPVSARRSRAESKLAKEEVLIIDGIQVDMDVAVKFDVFVNAGEDHAAVGPGGRELAGSFVNVPHRHKHDKRGRAIKTTLRLALNEQLEDLGAEGDDSVVVTLVPRQGKGKVKIGSVKIEIMD, via the exons ATGGCATCACTCTCTCAGCTAATCACTAGGCCAGCCACCTTCTCTCTATCATCACCGAGCCCCTCCTCTCCAGGAGCGAGCTTTTGCCTTaagcctcgccgcggcgccgtcggaTGGGTCTCGTGCACATCGTCTCCCGCGGAGCCCGACGCCTCTAGGCTCGACCGCCGGGACGTCCTCCTCGGTCTCGGCGCGGCCGGTGCaagcgccacggcggcgggcaTCCTCCTGTCgttcccgcgccgcgccggcgccgaccctGTCGCGACGCCCGACATCTCCTCCTGCGGCCCGCCCGACCAGCTCCCTCCGTCCGCCAACGTGCTGACGTGCTGCCCGCCGCCCTCCAGCGCCTCGCCGGTGGACTTCGCCCCGCCCGCCGacgcgtcgtcctcgccgctcCGCACGCGCCCCGCCGCGCACTCCGCCGGCGCGGACTACGTCGCCAAGTTCAACCGCGCGATCGCGGCCATGAAGGCGCTGCCGGCGGACGACCCCCGGAGCTTCGCGGCGCAGGCGAGCGTCCACTGCGCCTACTGCGACGGGTCGTACAGCCCCGATGGGTTCCCGGGGCTGGATCTCCAGGTGCACAACTCCTGGCTGTTCATGCTGTTCCATAGGTGCTATCTCTACTTCTTCGAGCGGATCCTGGGGAGCTTGATCGGTGATCCCACCTTCGCCATACCGTTCTGGAACTGGGATGCACCGGACGGGATGAGCATGCCGGCGATGTACACCGACCAGTCCTCGCCGTTGTTCGATCCCCGGCGGAACGGGCGGCACGTGCCGCCGAAGCTGATCGATCTGGACTACAATGGGAGGGAGCCACGGTTCACCGACAACCAACAG ATGATCTCGCTGAGTCCGACGCCGTCGCTCTTCTTCGGCAGCCCGtaccgcgccggcgacgacccgaACCAGGGGCCAGGTCCCGTTGAGAACATCCCGCACGGCCCGGTGCACATCTGGTGCGGCGACCCGGagcagccggccggcgaggaCATGGGCAACTTCTACTCGGCCGGCCGCGACCCTCTCTTCTACGCGCACCACGCCAACATCGACCGCATGTGGGCCGTCTGGAAGGGGCTCGACCCGCGCCGCCACACCGACCTCACCGACCCCGACTGGCTCGACGCCTCCTTCCTCTTCTACGACGAGGACCCCAAGCTCGTGCGCATCCGCGTGCGCGACGTGCTCGACATGGACAGGCTGCGGTACCGGTACCAGGACGTGCCCACGCCGTGGACGTCCGCCAGGCCTGTGGTGACGACGCAACGGGTGAGATCAGCGACGTCGTCGCTCCTCACGCccacggcgcgcgccgccggtgcCAAGGAGGCGGCCAGGTTCCCCGTCACGCTGGACTCGCCGACGCGCGTGACGGTGAAGAGGCCGgtctcggcgaggaggagcagagcCGAGTCGAAGCTGGCCAAGGAGGAGGTGCTTATCATCGACGGCATCCAGGTGGACATGGACGTCGCTGTCAAGTTCGACGTGTTCGTGAACGCCGGCGAGGACCACGCTGCAGTTGGACCCGGAGGGAGGGAGCTCGCCGGGAGCTTCGTGAACGTGCCGCACCGGCACAAGCACGACAAGAGGGGGAGAGCGATCAAGACCACGCTGCGGCTCGCGCTGAACGAGCAGCTGGAGGATCTCGGTGCCGAAGGCGACGACAGCGTGGTGGTGACTCTGGTGCCACGGCAAGGGAAGGGCAAGGTGAAGATCGGGAGCGTGAAAATTGAGATCATGGACTGA
- the LOC127760603 gene encoding pentatricopeptide repeat-containing protein At1g61870, mitochondrial, with the protein MAAAVRLLLRRRLSTATAPPPTPGSILNPSSPSTPLTSRQKSRLAISLLKSTPSPPPDQILSICRAAALSPDSHLDRVALSLAASKLSSAPDSVRDLASSLLTPHHAPHAIALFGQAGLLPDAVSTFKSSPSTRSLNALLFACLVSGNHAEAARVFQTFPDAYSVKPNTDTFNAIIKSFAESGTTRSFYSVLDEMCKKGVKPNATTFTTAIAGFYKEERFDDVGKVIELMKKHGCGESLPVFNVRVQGLCKLGRSGDAKALLNEMVKKGTKPSWLTYNHLIHGFCKEGDLEEAKRLYKEMAKKGLVGDSSFYYMLIYYLCKGGDFDTAVGVYNEIAARNWVPCFSTMKMLVNGLAGSSRVDEAKGIIEKMKEKFPDKAEGWKEVEDALPQ; encoded by the coding sequence atggccgccgccgtccgcctcctcctgcgccgccgcctctccacgGCCACCGCTCCGCCGCCCACCCCCGGATCCATCCTTAACCCGTCCTCCCCATCCACCCCGCTCACATCGCGGCAGAAGAGCCGCCTCGCCATCTCCCTCCTCAAGTCCACCCCGTCGCCGCCCCCCGACCAGATCCTCTCCATCTGCCGCGCCGCGGCGCTCTCCCCGGACTCCCACCTCGACCGCGTGgccctctccctcgccgcctcgaAGCTCTCTTCCGCCCCGGACTCCGTTCgcgacctcgcctcctccctcctcactcCCCACCACGCCCCCCACGCCATCGCGCTCTTCGGCCAGGCCGGCCTCCTTCCCGACGCCGTCTCCACCTTCAAGTCCTCCCCGTCGACCCGCTCCCTCAACGCTCTCCTCTTCGCCTGCCTCGTCTCCGGCAACCACGCCGAGGCTGCCCGCGTCTTCCAGACCTTCCCCGATGCATACTCCGTCAAGCCCAACACTGACACCTTCAACGCCATTATCAAGTCCTTCGCCGAGTCCGGCACCACAAGGTCCTTCTACTCGGTGCTCGATGAAATGTGCAAGAAGGGTGTGAAGCCCAACGCCACTACGTTTACTACGGCGATTGCTGGTTTTTACAAGGAGGAGCGGTTTGATGATGTAGGGAAGGTGATTGAGCTCATGAAGAAGCACGGTTGTGGTGAGTCGCTGCCAGTGTTCAATGTTAGGGTCCAGGGGCTGTGCAAACTTGGTCGGAGTGGCGACGCAAAGGCATTGCTGAATGAGATGGTGAAGAAAGGGACAAAGCCGAGCTGGCTCACTTATAATCATTTGATTCATGGATTCTGTAAGGAGGGGGATTTGGAGGAAGCTAAGCGGCTATACAAGGAGATGGCAAAGAAAGGGCTTGTTGGGGATAGTAGCTTCTATTATATGCTTATTTATTACCTTTGTAAGGGTGGTGATTTTGATACTGCCGTTGGAGTGTACAATGAGATAGCAGCCAGGAATTGGGTGCCATGTTTTTCGACCATGAAGATGCTTGTGAATGGGCTTGCTGGAAGCTCAAGGGTCGATGAGGCAAAAGGTATCATTGAGAAGATGAAGGAAAAGTTCCCAGATAAGGCTGAAGGGTGGAAGGAAGTAGAGGATGCTTTGCCTCAATAG